One genomic region from Candidatus Bathyarchaeia archaeon encodes:
- a CDS encoding DUF5655 domain-containing protein, whose translation MKTAIFVDGKKFIETEYKSEDDFQRVVRENFKTLFGAKTIFFDIRGRIESKALGATIPDGFLFDFRDEENPEFYLVEVELKEHEFYKHIFPQITRFFAFFKNPASRNDLIERLFSYIKSNSELEQEFKQYLGKKEIYKALKDIIDNSQNILLILDGEMPELDEVLKTYTDTWGKMVRVEIMKQYVSDDGRVVYTLTPDFQEVPFAEPVSPIEEGEVYTEAYHLEGVDKRIISVYEKIKNAMLKFDPNIKINPQKYYISLRKNRNFAYIQLRKAKMHIVIMLPYESGKNLIRKHKLTMLSQGIQDWYGAPCFRITLENEEDLDEVIHTLEEAYKLMG comes from the coding sequence ATGAAAACCGCGATCTTTGTTGATGGCAAGAAATTCATCGAAACAGAATACAAATCGGAAGATGATTTCCAAAGGGTTGTAAGGGAGAATTTCAAAACTCTTTTTGGAGCTAAAACAATATTTTTTGATATAAGAGGTAGAATTGAATCAAAAGCTTTAGGTGCTACAATTCCAGATGGTTTCCTATTTGATTTCAGGGATGAAGAGAATCCAGAGTTTTATCTAGTTGAGGTTGAACTTAAAGAGCACGAGTTCTATAAGCATATTTTTCCTCAGATTACGCGATTTTTTGCCTTCTTTAAGAATCCAGCAAGCAGAAATGATCTAATTGAGAGGCTTTTTTCCTATATCAAATCCAATTCGGAACTTGAGCAAGAGTTTAAGCAGTATCTTGGCAAAAAAGAGATCTACAAGGCTCTTAAAGATATCATTGATAATAGTCAAAATATTTTACTGATTTTGGATGGCGAAATGCCAGAGTTGGATGAAGTTTTGAAAACTTACACGGATACTTGGGGTAAAATGGTTAGGGTAGAGATAATGAAGCAGTATGTAAGCGATGATGGAAGAGTGGTTTACACTTTGACTCCTGATTTTCAAGAAGTTCCATTTGCTGAGCCGGTGAGTCCAATTGAGGAAGGAGAAGTTTACACGGAAGCCTATCACCTTGAAGGTGTTGATAAGAGAATCATTTCGGTGTATGAGAAAATTAAAAATGCAATGCTAAAATTCGATCCGAATATAAAAATTAATCCTCAGAAATACTACATCTCCTTAAGAAAGAACAGAAATTTTGCTTATATCCAGCTTAGAAAAGCGAAGATGCATATTGTTATAATGCTTCCCTATGAAAGTGGAAAGAATCTCATAAGAAAACATAAACTTACTATGCTATCTCAAGGCATTCAAGATTGGTATGGTGCTCCATGCTTCCGAATAACTTTAGAAAACGAAGAAGACCTCGATGAAGTTATCCACACTCTTGAAGAAGCA